A window of the Citrus sinensis cultivar Valencia sweet orange chromosome 9, DVS_A1.0, whole genome shotgun sequence genome harbors these coding sequences:
- the LOC102619589 gene encoding protein SMALL AUXIN UP-REGULATED RNA 10 has translation MDENGGSKLNGIRQIVKLKEILQKWQSVTLSSPKPSSSQSSPNHGGISPVISKRLANVPCDSDEESCYSPEPPHDVPKGYLAVYVGPELRRFIIPTSYLSHSLFKVLLEKAEEEFGFDHCGALTIPCEIETFKYLLKCIESHQKDHSDDISAEDAVTIEE, from the exons ATGGATGAAAATGGTGGCAGCAAGTTAAATGGGATCCGGCAGATTGTTAAGCTCAAGGAAATCCTCCAAAAGTGGCAATCTGTCACCCTTAGCAGCCCAAAACCGAGCAGCTCCCAGTCTAGTCCAAACCATGGGGGTATTTCACCTGTAATCAGTAAGAGGCTTGCAAATGTTCCCTGTGATTCAGATGAAGAGAGCTGCTACAGCCCTGAACCGCCGCATGATGTTCCCAAAGGGTATTTGGCAGTTTATGTGGGGCCGGAGCTTCGGAGGTTTATAATTCCCACCAGTTATCTTAGCCACTCTTTGTTCAAGGTTTTGTTGGAAAAGGCGGAGGAAGAGTTTGGTTTTGATCATTGTGGCGCGCTCACAATCCCTTGCGAGATTGAGACCTTCAAGTACCTCCTCAAGTGCATAGAGAGCCATCAGAAGGATCATTCAGATGACATCTCAG CTGAGGATGCAGTGACCATTGAAGAGTAA
- the LOC102626007 gene encoding sucrose synthase has protein sequence MAQQFIETLSKSLTLLSSIERLGCGTYKRQQILSLLEAESNGAAIADVLNATQEAAVSSPWVAFAVRTSPGVWCYIRVNVQTVDVEEISVSKYLLFKEEIVDGRKSNGNFAFEVDFEPFRALPHPTLSNSIGHGMEFLNRHMSAKLFNDKESMQSLLEFLRVHSHMGKNMMLNEKIQDLGTLQSSLRMAEKYLSMLAPDTSYAEFEQKFQEIGLERGWGDNAEHVLGMIQLLLDLLQAPESSTLETFLGKIPRVFNVVIFTPHGYFAQDNVLGYPDTGGQVVYILDQVRALENEMLLRIKQQGLDITPRILIITRLLPDAVGTTCGQRVEKVYGTKYSDILRVPFRTEEGIVRKWISRFEVWPYLETFTEDVATEIIQELQCKPDLIIGNYSDGNIVASLLAHKLDVTQCTIAHALELTKYPDSDINWKKLDDKYHFSCQFTADLFAMNRTDFIITSTFQEIAGSKDTVGQYESHTAFSLPGLYRVVNGIDAFDPKFNIVSPGADMTIYFPYMEEKRRLKHFHSEIEELLYSPVENKEHLCVLKDSSKPILFTMARLDRVKNLTGLVEWYGKNAKLRELVNLVVVGGDRRKESKDLEEQAEMKKMYGLVDTYKLNGQFRWISSQMNRVRNGELYRYICDTKGAFVQPALYEAFGLTVVEAMTCGLPTFATCNGGPAEIIVHGKSGFHIDPYKGDQAAGILVDFFEKCKVDPGHWDEISQGGLKRIQEKYTWKIYSERLLNLSGVYGFWKHLSKLDSREKNRYLEMFYSLMYRKQVQTVPLAVDE, from the exons ATGGCCCAACAATTTATCGAAACCCTGTCTAAATCATTGACACTTCTGTCGAG CATTGAAAGACTTGGATGTGGAACTTACAAGCGGCAGCAGATTTTGTCTCTGCTGGAAGCCGAATCTAATGGGGCAGCAATTGCAGATGTTTTGAATGCCACACAG GAAGCAGCTGTGTCATCTCCTTGGGTTGCTTTTGCTGTTCGTACAAGTCCTGGGGTTTGGTGTTACATAAGAGTGAATGTCCAAACAGTTGATGTTGAGGAGATCTCGGTGTCTAAGTATCTCCTTTTTAAGGAGGAAATAGTTGATGGAAG GAAATCCAACGGCAACTTTGCATTTGAGGTGGATTTTGAACCATTCAGAGCTCTTCCCCACCCAACTCTGTCAAATTCCATTGGCCATGGCATGGAGTTCCTTAACCGGCACATGTCTGCAAAACTGTTCAATGACAAGGAAAGCATGCAATCACTGCTTGAATTTCTCCGTGTTCACTCACACATGGGGAAG AATATGATGCTGAATGAAAAAATTCAAGACTTGGGAACCCTCCAATCTTCTCTGAGGATGGCAGAGAAGTATCTTTCTATGCTAGCCCCGGATACATCTTATGCTGAGTTTGAGCAAAAATTCCAAGAAATTGGTCTTGAGAGAGGGTGGGGCGATAACGCCGAGCATGTGCTAGGGATGATTCAACTTCTATTGGATCTTCTTCAGGCACCTGAATCCAGCACTCTTGAAACATTTCTTGGGAAAATTCCGAGAGTCTTTAATGTTGTGATTTTTACCCCTCATGGATATTTTGCCCAAGACAATGTTTTAGGCTACCCTGACACCGGAGGCCAG GTTGTTTACATCTTGGATCAAGTTCGTGCCCTGGAGAACGAGATGCTTCTTCGCATTAAGCAGCAAGGACTTGATATTACCCCACGCATACTCATT ATCACTAGACTCCTCCCGGATGCAGTAGGGACAACTTGTGGTCAGCGAGTTGAGAAAGTATACGGTACAAAGTACTCAGATATTCTTCGAGTTCCTTTTCGAACAGAGGAGGGAATTGTTCGCAAATGGATCTCTCGATTTGAAGTTTGGCCCTACCTGGAGACCTTCACTGAG GATGTTGCAACTGAAATTATCCAAGAGTTACAGTGCAAGCCTGATCTGATCATTGGAAATTACAGTGATGGAAACATTGTTGCTTCTTTGTTAGCTCATAAATTAGATGTCACTCAG TGCACCATTGCTCACGCTCTTGAGCTAACGAAGTATCCAGATTCGGATATCAACTGGAAAAAATTGGATGATAAGTACCACTTCTCCTGCCAGTTCACAGCTGATCTCTTTGCCATGAATCGAACTGATTTTATTATCACTAGCACTTTCCAAGAAATTGCTGGAAG CAAGGACACTGTTGGTCAATATGAGAGCCACACTGCGTTCTCTCTTCCTGGACTCTACCGAGTTGTTAACGGGATTGATGCATTTGACCCCAAATTCAACATTGTCTCCCCTGGTGCTGATATGACCATATACTTCCCCTACATGGAAGAGAAGCGAAGGTTGAAGCATTTCCATTCCGAGATTGAAGAGCTTCTTTACAGCCCCGTTGAGAATAAAGAACATTT ATGTGTATTGAAAGACAGCAGCAAGCCAATTCTGTTCACAATGGCAAGGCTGGACAGAGTGAAGAATTTAACCGGACTTGTAGAGTGGTACGGGAAGAACGCTAAGCTACGCGAGTTGGTTAACTTGGTGGTAGTTGGTGGTGACAGGAGGAAGGAATCCAAAGACTTGGAAGAGCAAgctgaaatgaaaaaaatgtatgGCTTAGTTGACACATACAAGTTGAACGGCCAGTTCCGATGGATTTCTTCCCAGATGAATCGCGTTAGGAATGGTGAACTCTACCGTTACATATGTGACACAAAGGGAGCTTTTGTGCAGCCTGCTTTATATGAAGCCTTCGGACTGACTGTGGTTGAAGCCATGACCTGTGGATTGCCGACATTTGCAACTTGCAATGGTGGCCCTGCCGAAATTATTGTGCATGGAAAATCTGGTTTCCACATCGATCCTTACAAGGGTGATCAAGCTGCGGGAATCCTTGTCGATTTCTTTGAGAAGTGCAAGGTTGATCCCGGTCACTGGGACGAGATATCTCAGGGAGGATTAAAGCGCATTCAGGAGAA GTATACATGGAAAATTTACTCTGAAAGGCTTCTGAACTTGAGTGGAGTGTATGGCTTCTGGAAACACTTATCCAAGCTTGATAGTCGCGAGAAGAATCGCTACCTTGAAATGTTTTATTCGCTCATGTATCGCAAGCAG GTTCAGACAGTTCCCCTAGCCGTCGATGAGTAA
- the LOC102625719 gene encoding putative pectinesterase 63, translating to MASAYFTMLLICFRLSITTVLAHPKQIPLDASKLEAWIGENMREFTERKAQLAQGKNDTVVDHVLAAAEDGFRVITVRKDGRGDFKTVTDAVKSIPSGNTRRVVVKIGGGEYWEKITVERSKDFVTFFGDPFDMPKIVFNGTALHFGTVNSATVAVESDYFVAANVAFVNSAPMPDGKRLGAQAVAMRISGDKAAFHNCKFMGYQDTLCDDKGRHFFKDCYIQGTVDFIFGNGKSLYLRTTIVSVANGLGVITAQAREQVNDDSGFTFVHCNITGSGDTYLGRAWKERPRVVFAYTYMGTLINSQGWAAGEQAQNHKYINCIYALVAFTYMTVYYGEYKCMGPGASSSGRVKFAKLLSEAEAKPFLSMTYLNGNKWLLPLPNL from the exons ATGGCTTCAGCATATTTTACGATGCTGTTAATTTGCTTTCGGCTTTCCATCACGACAGTGCTTGCCCATCCCAAACAGATCCCATTGGACGCTTCGAAGCTCGAAGCATGGATAGGAGAAAACATGAGAGAGTTCACGGAGAGAAAGGCCCAACTGGCGCAGGGCAAGAACGACACCGTTGTGGACCACGTTCTTGCCGCTGCGGAGGATGGGTTTAGGGTTATAACGGTGAGGAAGGACGGGAGAGGAGATTTCAAGACGGTCACCGATGCAGTGAAGAGCATTCCGTCGGGGAATACGCGACGGGTGGTTGTTAAGATTGGCGGCGGAGAGTACTGGGAGAAGATCACCGTTGAACGTTCTAAGGATTTCGTGACGTTCTTCGGGGACCCATTTGACATGCCCAAGATTGTGTTTAACGGCACTGCCTTGCACTTTGGGACAGTTAATAGTGCTACGGTGGCTGTTGAGAGTGACTACTTCGTGGCTGCTAATGTTGCATTTGTG AATTCGGCTCCAATGCCAGATGGCAAAAGATTGGGAGCTCAGGCAGTGGCAATGAGAATATCAGGAGATAAAGCAGCATTCCACAATTGCAAGTTCATGGGTTATCAAGACACCTTGTGTGATGATAAGGGCAGGCATTTCTTCAAGGACTGTTACATCCAAGGCACTGTTGATTTCATCTTCGGAAATGGCAAATCTCTCTATTTG AGAACTACTATAGTCTCAGTAGCAAATGGCTTGGGAGTGATAACAGCACAAGCCAGAGAACAAGTAAACGATGACAGCGGATTCACGTTTGTTCACTGTAACATAACCGGCAGCGGAGACACTTATCTCGGGCGGGCATGGAAGGAGAGGCCTAGAGTGGTGTTTGCATACACATACATGGGGACTCTCATCAATAGCCAAGGATGGGCCGCCGGTGAACAGGCTCAGAATCACAAGTATATTAATTGCATATATGCATTAGTTGCATTTACGTATAT GACGGTGTATTATGGCGAGTACAAGTGCATGGGACCAGGGGCCAGCTCCTCAGGAAGAGTCAAATTTGCCAAGTTACTCTCTGAAGCTGAGGCTAAACCGTTTTTGAGCATGACTTATCTCAATGGAAACAAGTGGCTTCTCCCACTTCCCAACCTATGA
- the LOC102619305 gene encoding auxin-responsive protein SAUR76, whose translation MAKGGKLMKLKSVLKKLNSFNKQNGIGGGSCRPGMSSAVAAADDSSANYSGDLHPVYVGKSRRRYLVSSDIIDHPLFKELAERSSDSSDAVHVSCEVVLFEHLLWMLENADPQPESLDELVEFYAC comes from the coding sequence atggcGAAAGGTGGCAAGCTGATGAAGCTCAAGTCAGTTCTGAAGAAGCTCAACTCATTCAACAAACAAAACGGCATCGGCGGAGGAAGCTGCAGGCCCGGCATGAGCTCCGCAGTGGCCGCCGCGGACGATTCCTCCGCCAACTACTCGGGTGATCTTCACCCCGTTTACGTGGGAAAGTCCCGGAGACGATACCTCGTCAGCTCAGACATCATCGACCACCCACTCTTCAAAGAGCTCGCCGAACGCTCCAGCGACTCGTCAGACGCCGTCCACGTGTCCTGCGAGGTCGTCTTGTTCGAGCACTTGCTTTGGATGCTCGAAAATGCAGATCCCCAGCCGGAGTCTTTAGATGAACTCGTTGAGTTCTACGCTTGTTAA